Part of the Mycolicibacterium thermoresistibile genome, CCGGCGCCGCCACGCAGCGCCGACGCTGGTGGCAGCGCCGACGCTGACCCCTTCCCGCATCCGCCGCCGGCCTCTAGTATCGGATCATGGCTGGAGCCCAGAAGAACGATCCGCGTGGCCCGAACAAGGCCGAACCGCAAACCAAGGCCAAGCCCGCGCCGAACGCGGTGCCGGGTTCGCGGAAGAAGAAGTAGTTCGCCACCGGGTCGTCGACCACGGCCCGTACCCGTCGGCGGGGCGCTGAGCAGGCGTCCCGCGGGTGTCCGGCTGGGCATCGGTCCGTTGGCTGCGCCGCAAGGGATTTCGCGGGTCGCCTCGGATTCGCCGATTTCTGGCATCCTGAAGAGATGACCGAATCCGACAAGCCCGGTAACAGCGGAGCCGACGTGCCGCCGCCGTCGGCGGGCTCCCCGCCGCCGTATTCGTCTCCGGCTGGTCAGTATCCACCACCCCCGCCGGGTCCGTATCCCTACGCCGACATGTCCGCACCGTTCGGACGGCACCCCGTCACCGGTGAACCGCTGTCGGACAAGTCGAAGATCGCCGCGGGCCTGTTGCAGCTCGTCGGGCTGCTCGGGGTGGTCGGCATCGGGCGGATGTACATCGGCCACACCGGCCTGGGGATCGCCCAGCTCGTGATCGGCATTCTGACCTGTGGTATCGGCGCGGTGGTGTGGGGGATCGTCGACGCGGTGCTGATCCTCACCGACAAGGTGCGTGATTCGGAGGGACGTCGGCTGCGCGATGACCTCTGACGGCGCGACCCGCAGCCGGCCGAGGCGCCCGGGCCGCCGCCACGGCGCCGTCGCGGTCACGGCGACGGCGGTGGTGGCCGCGCTGGCCGCG contains:
- a CDS encoding NINE protein; the protein is MTESDKPGNSGADVPPPSAGSPPPYSSPAGQYPPPPPGPYPYADMSAPFGRHPVTGEPLSDKSKIAAGLLQLVGLLGVVGIGRMYIGHTGLGIAQLVIGILTCGIGAVVWGIVDAVLILTDKVRDSEGRRLRDDL